A DNA window from Ornithinimicrobium humiphilum contains the following coding sequences:
- a CDS encoding alpha/beta-hydrolase family protein codes for MLSAPLPHALPRTIRTRIHPLALLSSQVPAPSTTLAIGVALVTSTVPSLLPRPAWTQGLLAGVLVLAAVGLVAVVRRATGPRATGADAGGGRAGVLVLAATALVVLVAGTLSWLGLSEQAVTLGLPEPGLAHALTAGAWTLLVVGVGLTLARGVTAALRALRTSSTARVATVLVLGASVTTASASAPGVLDGLLDGLRKGHPNHILLQESPVGATRVLALADEADGPEAVARLAVDRLVTAGGLARRAVVVVVPTGSGWVNDVAVREVEAQLGGDVAVVSAQAGDLPSWYYFLLDQDPARRAASTLVHGVVEVVGEVPAADRPDVYVLGESLGATVGQAAVAELPDPAGQVCAAVWSGTPGTTTSGHPRERTLLNADDPITHLTTRTAYQRPEDWPGTWLPGLSYATTWLDTSVSLSTPSGHGHRYGAEQDWTLPTC; via the coding sequence ATGCTCTCCGCACCGCTCCCCCACGCTCTTCCCCGGACGATCCGCACGAGGATTCACCCCCTCGCGCTGCTGTCGTCCCAGGTGCCCGCGCCGTCGACCACGCTCGCCATCGGGGTGGCGCTGGTGACCTCCACGGTGCCCTCGCTGCTGCCCCGGCCGGCCTGGACCCAGGGCCTGCTGGCGGGCGTGCTGGTGCTGGCGGCGGTGGGGCTGGTCGCCGTGGTGCGGCGCGCGACGGGGCCGCGCGCGACCGGCGCGGACGCGGGCGGCGGGCGCGCGGGCGTTCTCGTCCTCGCAGCCACCGCCCTCGTGGTCCTCGTCGCAGGGACGCTCTCCTGGCTCGGCCTCTCCGAGCAGGCTGTCACCCTCGGCCTGCCTGAACCCGGGCTCGCCCACGCGCTGACGGCCGGTGCCTGGACCCTCCTCGTGGTGGGCGTCGGTCTCACCCTGGCCCGCGGCGTCACCGCCGCCCTGCGGGCGCTGCGCACCTCCTCGACGGCCCGCGTCGCCACCGTCCTCGTGCTGGGAGCCAGCGTGACGACGGCGTCGGCCTCCGCGCCGGGGGTGCTCGACGGGCTGCTGGACGGGCTGCGCAAGGGGCACCCCAACCACATCCTGCTCCAGGAGTCGCCCGTCGGGGCCACCCGCGTGCTCGCACTGGCCGACGAGGCCGACGGCCCGGAGGCGGTCGCCCGGCTGGCGGTGGACCGGCTCGTGACCGCGGGCGGGCTCGCCCGCCGGGCCGTGGTGGTCGTCGTGCCCACCGGGAGCGGCTGGGTCAACGACGTCGCGGTCAGGGAGGTCGAGGCGCAGCTCGGCGGCGACGTCGCGGTCGTCTCCGCCCAGGCCGGCGACCTGCCGAGCTGGTACTACTTCCTCCTCGACCAGGACCCGGCCCGCCGGGCGGCGTCGACCCTGGTGCACGGGGTCGTCGAGGTGGTCGGCGAGGTGCCGGCGGCCGACCGCCCCGACGTCTACGTGCTGGGTGAGTCGCTTGGTGCCACCGTCGGCCAGGCCGCGGTCGCCGAGCTCCCGGACCCGGCGGGCCAGGTCTGCGCAGCGGTGTGGAGCGGCACGCCCGGCACCACGACCTCGGGCCACCCGCGTGAGCGGACCCTGCTCAACGCCGACGACCCGATCACCCACCTGACCACGCGCACGGCATACCAGCGCCCCGAGGACTGGCCCGGCACCTGGCTGCCCGGGCTCAGCTATGCGACGACCTGGCTCGACACCAGCGTCTCGCTGAGCACCCCGTCGGGGCACGGGCACCGCTACGGCGCGGAGCAGGACTGGACGCTGCCGACCTGCTAG
- a CDS encoding NUDIX hydrolase: MGEQGSLAHVIPAPLRYDVELRERITAHLSGHERRVADLGERRHAAVALVLVDSAPETARAPSLGPDGRPAHAPVLLHEGLTAGAGGAAFVLCRRPLTLPRHAGQYALPGGRLEPGEDVVTAALRETHEEIGVDLGPDAVLGLLDDYVTRSGFVMTPVVVWAGEVELRPDPGEVMAAYRVGLHQLLRTDSPRLEHIPESDRPVVSVPLGSTYVHAPTAAVLVQLGWLGLLGRSDPVDHFEQPVFAWS; this comes from the coding sequence GTGGGGGAGCAGGGATCGCTGGCGCACGTCATACCCGCCCCGCTGCGGTATGACGTGGAGCTGCGCGAGCGCATCACCGCCCACCTCTCCGGGCACGAGCGCCGGGTGGCGGACCTGGGGGAGCGGCGGCACGCCGCGGTCGCCCTGGTCCTCGTGGACTCGGCCCCGGAGACCGCACGCGCACCCTCGCTCGGGCCGGACGGTCGCCCGGCGCACGCCCCGGTGCTCCTGCACGAGGGACTGACGGCCGGGGCGGGAGGAGCGGCGTTCGTCCTCTGCCGTCGGCCGCTGACCCTGCCGCGCCACGCGGGTCAGTACGCCCTGCCCGGTGGCCGCCTCGAGCCGGGGGAGGACGTGGTCACGGCAGCCCTGCGCGAGACGCACGAGGAGATCGGCGTCGACCTCGGTCCGGACGCCGTCCTGGGACTGCTCGACGACTACGTGACGCGCTCCGGCTTCGTCATGACCCCGGTCGTCGTCTGGGCCGGTGAGGTCGAGCTGCGGCCCGACCCGGGCGAGGTGATGGCGGCCTACCGGGTCGGCCTGCACCAGCTGCTCCGGACGGACTCACCGCGCCTGGAGCACATCCCCGAGAGCGACCGTCCGGTGGTCTCCGTGCCCCTGGGATCGACCTACGTGCACGCGCCGACGGCCGCCGTCCTGGTCCAGCTCGGATGGCTCGGGCTGCTGGGCCGGAGCGACCCCGTCGACCACTTCGAGCAGCCGGTCTTCGCCTGGTCCTGA
- a CDS encoding serine hydrolase domain-containing protein codes for MRRRRTVSTTLAALAALALPLGLTPGAVAQPDGSGPDDLTPTDVTGLVVEAVREAQQERTGTASARSAGPATTPTDRELRRALDEATRALVDQGAVGVTARVESPVLDWRGSAGVREVGARPPAQPQDRFRVASITKTMIATLVLQEVEAGTFDLDTPVSSIVPGLFPGRGSVTVEQLLSHRSGAPTATDHVLLTRIQDPSSWDQFLAAIGQDYSDEDHLWVVNNLPWHFLPGTDFSYSNAGYVALGVLLQEVTGEEIDDLLRERVLRPAGMRHTSYPDDPGINGPFLVGAAYTGPAWTGGLDWVSLDGFDPDVFRSAGAAVSTTEDLNAFTEALLSGELLEPGTVADMVEPRTVGQELFPDYGLGVYRLQDPCTGGWLYGHDGASYGTVSLALSSADGTRQLSVGITGRDLTGTLPPYDLNQLLVPMLLATC; via the coding sequence ATGCGCCGACGTCGCACCGTCTCGACCACCCTGGCCGCCCTCGCGGCCCTCGCCCTGCCGCTGGGGCTGACGCCCGGAGCGGTCGCCCAGCCCGACGGCTCGGGGCCTGACGACCTGACGCCGACGGACGTCACCGGGCTCGTCGTCGAGGCCGTCCGGGAGGCGCAGCAGGAGCGCACGGGCACCGCGTCCGCGAGGTCCGCCGGTCCCGCCACCACGCCCACCGACCGGGAGCTCCGCCGCGCCCTCGACGAGGCCACGCGCGCGCTCGTCGACCAGGGGGCCGTGGGCGTCACCGCCCGGGTCGAGTCGCCGGTTCTGGACTGGCGCGGCTCCGCCGGTGTGCGCGAGGTTGGGGCCCGCCCGCCGGCCCAGCCGCAGGACCGCTTCCGCGTCGCCAGCATCACCAAGACGATGATCGCCACGCTCGTGCTGCAGGAGGTCGAGGCGGGCACCTTCGACCTCGACACCCCGGTGAGCTCGATCGTCCCCGGGCTGTTCCCGGGCCGCGGCTCGGTCACGGTCGAGCAGCTGCTCAGCCACCGCTCGGGCGCGCCCACCGCGACCGACCACGTGCTCCTGACCCGCATCCAGGACCCGAGCAGCTGGGACCAGTTCCTCGCCGCGATCGGTCAGGACTACAGCGACGAGGACCACCTGTGGGTCGTCAACAACCTGCCCTGGCACTTCCTGCCGGGCACCGACTTCTCCTACTCCAACGCCGGCTACGTCGCCCTCGGGGTGCTGCTCCAGGAGGTCACGGGGGAGGAGATCGACGACCTGCTGCGCGAGCGCGTGCTGCGTCCCGCCGGGATGCGCCACACGAGCTATCCCGACGACCCGGGCATCAACGGCCCGTTCCTGGTCGGCGCCGCCTACACCGGGCCAGCGTGGACGGGCGGTCTGGACTGGGTCTCGCTCGACGGCTTCGACCCGGACGTCTTCCGCTCGGCCGGGGCTGCGGTCAGCACGACCGAGGACCTCAACGCCTTCACCGAGGCGTTGCTGTCGGGCGAGCTGCTCGAGCCGGGGACCGTGGCCGACATGGTCGAGCCGCGGACCGTCGGTCAGGAGCTCTTCCCCGACTACGGGCTCGGGGTCTACCGCCTGCAGGACCCGTGCACGGGCGGGTGGCTCTACGGCCACGACGGCGCGAGCTACGGCACGGTCAGCCTGGCGCTGTCCTCGGCCGACGGCACGCGCCAGCTGTCGGTCGGCATCACCGGTCGTGACCTGACCGGGACGCTGCCGCCCTACGACCTCAACCAGCTGCTCGTGCCGATGCTGCTGGCGACCTGCTGA
- a CDS encoding GyrI-like domain-containing protein, whose amino-acid sequence MSGTTDKVDLRRTMDSYRARAGEFREIEVPPLRYLMVDGTGDPNTARAYAEALAALYPVAYRVKFLARDRLGRDHVVPPLEALWWAEDHRVFTSARDKSRWSWTTMILVPDWVPSDLVDEAVADVARRPDASPALDRLRCETLAEGRCLQTLHVGPYDDEGPVLAELHDVVIPGRGLRLTGKHHEIYLSDARRTSPERLRTILRQPVAPA is encoded by the coding sequence ATGAGCGGCACCACGGACAAGGTGGACCTCAGGCGGACCATGGACTCCTACCGCGCCCGCGCCGGCGAGTTCCGCGAGATCGAGGTGCCACCGCTGCGCTACCTCATGGTCGACGGGACCGGCGACCCCAACACCGCTCGGGCCTATGCCGAGGCGCTGGCCGCGCTCTACCCCGTCGCCTACCGCGTGAAGTTCCTCGCCCGGGACCGGCTCGGGCGCGACCACGTCGTCCCGCCCCTGGAGGCGCTGTGGTGGGCCGAGGACCACCGCGTCTTCACCTCGGCACGTGACAAGAGCCGGTGGAGCTGGACGACGATGATCCTGGTCCCGGACTGGGTCCCGTCCGACCTCGTCGACGAGGCCGTCGCCGACGTGGCCCGCAGACCCGACGCCTCCCCCGCGCTCGACCGGCTGCGCTGCGAGACGCTCGCCGAGGGCCGGTGCCTGCAGACCCTGCACGTCGGGCCCTACGACGACGAGGGCCCCGTGCTCGCCGAGCTGCACGACGTGGTCATCCCCGGGCGGGGGCTGCGGCTCACCGGGAAGCACCACGAGATCTATCTCAGCGACGCCCGACGCACCTCGCCGGAGCGGCTGCGGACCATCCTGCGTCAGCCGGTGGCACCGGCCTGA
- a CDS encoding Lrp/AsnC family transcriptional regulator, with protein MHRLDDIDRALLARLRDDGRASVSSLAADLHVARGTAQTRLNRLVSDGVIRRFTIELDPEHEKQIVRAVCLVELHGTTTKAVAQVLRRIPEVVEMHATNGSWDIVATLSATSLGELDRALVELRGVRGVVRTETSILLRTL; from the coding sequence ATGCACCGCCTTGACGACATCGACCGGGCCCTGCTGGCCCGGCTGCGGGACGACGGCCGGGCCTCGGTCTCCTCGCTCGCGGCCGACCTGCACGTGGCCCGGGGCACCGCGCAGACGCGCCTCAACCGGCTCGTCTCCGACGGCGTGATCAGGCGGTTCACCATCGAGCTCGACCCGGAGCACGAGAAGCAGATCGTGCGCGCCGTGTGCCTCGTCGAGCTGCACGGCACCACCACCAAGGCCGTCGCGCAGGTGCTGCGCCGCATCCCCGAGGTGGTCGAGATGCACGCGACCAACGGCAGCTGGGACATCGTCGCCACGCTCAGCGCCACCTCCCTCGGCGAGCTCGACCGGGCCCTGGTCGAGCTGCGCGGGGTGCGCGGGGTGGTGCGGACCGAGACCTCGATCCTGCTGCGGACGCTCTGA
- a CDS encoding cupin domain-containing protein: MDDPRHDSRSAEPVTLVPDGALAPADPTPGMSRRVAMHADGMWTGTVDTEPGAVSGWHHHGEHETTLYVVSGRMRLESGPDGSEVVEAGPGDFLRVPAWAVHRESNPGEEGSRAVIVRCGSGAPTVNVEGPAPAPQED, encoded by the coding sequence ATGGACGACCCCCGGCACGACTCCCGATCCGCCGAGCCTGTGACCCTGGTCCCCGACGGGGCCCTCGCGCCCGCGGACCCGACCCCCGGCATGTCGCGACGCGTCGCCATGCACGCCGACGGGATGTGGACCGGCACTGTCGACACCGAGCCCGGCGCGGTGAGCGGCTGGCACCACCACGGGGAGCACGAGACGACGCTCTACGTCGTCTCGGGGCGCATGCGTCTGGAGTCCGGGCCGGACGGCAGCGAGGTCGTCGAGGCCGGGCCCGGAGACTTCCTGCGGGTGCCCGCCTGGGCCGTCCACCGCGAGTCCAACCCCGGCGAGGAGGGTTCGCGCGCCGTCATCGTGCGCTGCGGCTCCGGGGCGCCGACGGTCAACGTCGAGGGCCCCGCGCCCGCCCCGCAGGAGGACTAG
- the tpx gene encoding thiol peroxidase → MATITLRGNPVTTVGELPQAGEAAPALTLTGTDLSDFSTADLAGKRVVLNIFPSVDTGICAESVRKFNELATTLPDTVVVCASKDLPFAQARFCGAEGIENVRVGSAFRSDFGDALGLTMADGPMAGLLARSVVVLDADGSVIHTELVPEIGQEPDYDSAVAALS, encoded by the coding sequence ATGGCGACCATCACCCTGCGAGGGAACCCCGTGACCACCGTCGGCGAGCTGCCCCAGGCGGGCGAGGCCGCACCGGCCCTCACGCTCACCGGCACCGACCTGTCCGACTTCAGCACCGCCGACCTGGCGGGCAAGCGCGTCGTGCTCAACATCTTCCCGAGCGTCGACACCGGCATCTGCGCCGAGTCCGTGCGCAAGTTCAACGAGCTGGCGACGACGCTGCCCGACACCGTCGTGGTCTGCGCGTCCAAGGACCTGCCCTTCGCCCAGGCCCGCTTCTGCGGCGCCGAGGGCATCGAGAACGTCCGCGTCGGCTCGGCCTTCCGCTCCGACTTCGGCGACGCGCTCGGCCTGACGATGGCCGATGGCCCGATGGCCGGGCTGCTCGCCCGCTCCGTCGTCGTGCTCGACGCCGACGGCAGCGTGATCCACACCGAGCTCGTGCCGGAGATCGGCCAGGAGCCCGACTACGACTCCGCGGTCGCAGCCCTGTCCTGA
- a CDS encoding DoxX family protein has product MHDDDIRTDDDRSEHYHREVYDAWEEDLGPAAEMHRPGLDLGLLVARLGTLLLVPHGVHKATDMSTFVREVGDNVLGAQAPEFFAWMIMLGQVGLPVLIALGLFTRPAAFLVAGSLSTIWLLEIYLSLDYQPLTPEGGLTGEAVLLLVALSLALVFTGAGRWSLDAMRTSGRP; this is encoded by the coding sequence GTGCACGACGACGACATCCGGACCGACGACGACCGGTCCGAGCACTACCACCGCGAGGTCTACGACGCGTGGGAGGAGGACCTGGGTCCGGCGGCCGAGATGCACCGCCCGGGGCTCGACCTCGGCCTGCTCGTCGCGCGCCTCGGCACCCTGCTGCTCGTCCCCCACGGCGTGCACAAGGCGACGGACATGAGCACCTTCGTCCGCGAGGTCGGGGACAACGTCCTCGGGGCGCAGGCGCCGGAGTTCTTCGCCTGGATGATCATGCTCGGTCAGGTCGGCCTGCCGGTGCTCATCGCCCTCGGGCTCTTCACCCGCCCCGCGGCCTTCCTCGTCGCCGGCTCGCTGTCGACGATCTGGCTGCTGGAGATCTACCTCAGCCTCGACTACCAGCCGCTGACGCCCGAGGGCGGGCTGACGGGCGAGGCGGTCCTGCTGCTGGTGGCCCTCTCCCTCGCGCTGGTCTTCACCGGGGCGGGCCGCTGGTCCCTCGACGCGATGCGCACCAGCGGACGGCCCTGA
- a CDS encoding methyltransferase domain-containing protein, producing the protein MQCDYFDAGVCRSCALMGVPYPTQLADTQRSVAAALHAHVPDELWDAPFSGPEQAFRNKAKLVVGGTRDAMTFGILDVAGQGVDLRHCGLYEPALAAAVPVLADLVAGSGLVPYDVPRRQGELKHVLVTASPDGELMVRLVLRSPGQLNRVRELLPLVREALPGTRVVSVNLQPEHKAVLEGDEELVLTAEQTLPMRLSSVTLHLRTRSFFQTNTVVAAGLYRQAQEWVGESAPASLWDLYCGVGGFALHLAAPGRDVLGVERSPEAVLSARTSAAEMGVAARFAAGDATSLLVDEPAPGYVVVNPPRRGIGSLAAWLEASGVPRVLYSSCNATSLARDLEAMPSLRVRRARVFDMFPQSSHAEVLVELARDGA; encoded by the coding sequence GTGCAGTGCGACTACTTCGACGCGGGGGTATGCCGCTCCTGCGCCCTGATGGGGGTGCCCTACCCCACCCAGCTGGCCGACACCCAGCGGTCGGTCGCCGCCGCGCTGCACGCGCACGTGCCCGACGAGCTCTGGGACGCGCCGTTCTCGGGCCCCGAGCAGGCCTTCCGCAACAAGGCCAAGCTCGTCGTCGGCGGCACCCGGGACGCGATGACCTTCGGCATCCTCGACGTCGCCGGGCAGGGCGTCGACCTGCGCCACTGCGGCCTCTACGAGCCCGCGCTGGCCGCCGCCGTGCCGGTCCTGGCCGACCTCGTGGCGGGGTCGGGGCTGGTGCCCTACGACGTCCCGCGCCGCCAGGGCGAGCTCAAGCACGTGCTCGTCACCGCGTCCCCGGACGGTGAGCTGATGGTCCGCCTCGTCCTGCGCTCCCCCGGCCAGCTCAACCGCGTCCGTGAGCTGCTGCCCCTCGTGCGCGAGGCCCTGCCCGGCACACGCGTCGTGAGCGTCAACCTCCAGCCCGAGCACAAGGCGGTGCTCGAGGGCGACGAGGAGCTGGTGCTCACCGCGGAGCAGACGCTGCCGATGCGCCTCAGCTCGGTGACCCTGCACCTGCGGACCCGCAGCTTCTTCCAGACCAACACCGTCGTCGCGGCCGGGCTCTACCGCCAGGCCCAGGAGTGGGTCGGTGAGTCGGCGCCCGCGAGCCTGTGGGACCTCTACTGCGGCGTCGGCGGCTTCGCGCTCCACCTCGCGGCTCCAGGGCGCGACGTGCTCGGCGTCGAAAGGTCCCCCGAGGCCGTCCTCAGCGCCCGCACCAGCGCTGCGGAGATGGGCGTCGCCGCGCGCTTCGCGGCGGGCGACGCGACGTCGCTCCTGGTCGACGAGCCCGCTCCCGGATACGTCGTCGTCAACCCGCCCAGGCGGGGCATCGGCTCACTTGCTGCGTGGCTCGAGGCCAGCGGCGTGCCGCGGGTCCTCTACTCCTCGTGCAACGCGACCTCGCTGGCGCGTGACCTGGAGGCGATGCCCTCGCTGCGCGTGCGCCGGGCCCGGGTCTTCGACATGTTCCCGCAGAGCTCCCACGCCGAGGTGCTCGTGGAGCTGGCGCGCGACGGCGCCTGA
- a CDS encoding HIT family protein, whose translation MATLFTKIINGEIPGELVWEDDVCVAFLNIAPLTRGHALVVPRAEVDQWTDLDPATMGHLMEVAATVGRAQLGAFGGKRVGVVIQGFEVPHAHVHVFPASSPDDFDLSAATPRDPADLAQDAVLLREALGR comes from the coding sequence ATGGCCACCCTCTTCACCAAGATCATCAACGGCGAGATCCCCGGCGAGCTCGTCTGGGAGGACGACGTCTGCGTCGCCTTCCTCAACATCGCCCCGCTGACGCGCGGGCACGCCCTCGTCGTGCCGCGCGCCGAGGTGGATCAGTGGACCGACCTCGACCCCGCGACGATGGGGCACCTCATGGAGGTCGCGGCCACCGTCGGCCGGGCCCAGCTCGGCGCCTTCGGCGGGAAGCGGGTGGGCGTGGTCATCCAGGGCTTCGAGGTGCCGCACGCGCACGTGCACGTCTTCCCGGCGTCCAGCCCGGACGACTTCGACCTCTCGGCGGCGACGCCGCGCGACCCCGCCGACCTGGCGCAGGACGCGGTGCTGCTGCGCGAGGCGCTGGGGCGCTGA
- a CDS encoding nitroreductase family protein, with protein sequence MTTRGSDLLALMRGLRQSRRFLDRPVPREDLEQILEVARWTGSAKNSQPWHLVVVTDRADQETLAGCGDFAGFLAGAPMSIVVGIEGPGRPGAYDDGRLQERIMLAAAALGLGSGTAWFSTPESRGRVRDLLGMPSALEPWSAIALGYTDTARAQAAPQLSGRKPLEEIVSWGRYGGRAG encoded by the coding sequence ATGACGACACGAGGCTCCGACCTGCTCGCCCTGATGCGGGGGCTGCGCCAGTCCCGCCGCTTCCTCGACCGTCCCGTGCCCCGGGAGGACCTCGAGCAGATCCTCGAGGTCGCCCGCTGGACGGGGAGCGCCAAGAACAGCCAGCCGTGGCACCTCGTCGTCGTCACCGACCGGGCCGACCAGGAGACGTTGGCCGGCTGCGGCGACTTCGCCGGCTTCCTGGCCGGTGCGCCGATGTCGATCGTCGTGGGGATCGAGGGCCCGGGGCGCCCGGGCGCCTACGACGACGGGCGGTTGCAGGAGCGGATCATGCTCGCGGCGGCGGCTCTGGGTCTGGGCAGCGGCACCGCCTGGTTCAGCACGCCCGAGTCGCGCGGCCGGGTGCGCGACCTGCTCGGCATGCCGTCCGCGCTGGAGCCGTGGTCGGCGATCGCCCTGGGCTACACCGATACCGCCAGGGCGCAGGCGGCTCCGCAGCTGTCCGGGCGCAAGCCGCTGGAGGAGATCGTCAGCTGGGGCCGCTACGGCGGTCGCGCCGGCTGA
- the ctlX gene encoding citrulline utilization hydrolase CtlX, which translates to MTLAPERRDVPDLVRGRQPQPHPAAAQQAPAAVVMVRPHHFTPNPETLVDNEFMSVPDAAPEEVARAAYREVTVMAEQLRAAGVEVHLVEDTGRATPDSVFPNNWFTTHPDGSLVLYPMRSPVRRWERRADVVGMLYGRYRIARTRDYSAWEEVGRYLEGTGVMVLDHVYRIAYVCRSGRADERLLELFCAEHDYRPVVFDATDSEGVPIYHTNVMMAVGTRVAIVALETVRDTTQRARLVHELEQSGREVVSITEAQMGEFAGNALEVLAGGSPLLVMSARGWRSLDRDQRRRLESHHEVLPVEVPTIEHAGGSARCMLAGIHAPRRD; encoded by the coding sequence ATGACCCTTGCTCCCGAACGCCGTGACGTCCCGGACCTCGTCCGCGGGCGCCAGCCGCAGCCGCACCCCGCGGCCGCGCAGCAGGCGCCGGCGGCCGTGGTCATGGTGCGACCCCACCACTTCACCCCGAACCCCGAGACGCTCGTGGACAACGAGTTCATGAGCGTGCCCGACGCCGCCCCCGAGGAGGTGGCCCGCGCCGCCTACCGCGAGGTCACGGTCATGGCCGAGCAGCTGCGCGCCGCCGGGGTCGAGGTCCACCTCGTCGAGGACACCGGGAGGGCCACGCCCGACTCGGTCTTCCCGAACAACTGGTTCACCACCCACCCCGACGGCAGCCTCGTGCTCTACCCGATGCGCTCGCCCGTGCGCCGCTGGGAGCGCCGCGCCGACGTCGTGGGCATGCTCTACGGGCGCTACCGCATCGCCCGCACGCGCGACTACAGCGCGTGGGAGGAGGTCGGCCGCTACCTCGAGGGCACCGGCGTCATGGTGCTCGACCACGTGTACCGCATCGCCTACGTCTGCCGCTCCGGCCGCGCCGACGAGCGCCTGCTCGAGCTCTTCTGCGCCGAGCACGACTACCGCCCGGTGGTCTTCGACGCGACCGACTCCGAGGGCGTGCCGATCTACCACACCAACGTCATGATGGCCGTCGGGACCCGGGTCGCGATCGTCGCCCTGGAGACCGTGCGCGACACCACGCAGCGGGCCCGGCTCGTCCACGAGCTCGAGCAGTCCGGCCGCGAGGTCGTCTCGATCACCGAGGCCCAGATGGGCGAGTTCGCCGGCAACGCCCTCGAGGTGCTGGCGGGCGGCTCGCCGCTGCTCGTGATGTCGGCGCGCGGCTGGCGCTCCCTCGACCGCGACCAGCGTCGACGCCTGGAGTCGCACCACGAGGTGCTGCCGGTCGAGGTGCCCACCATCGAGCACGCGGGCGGCTCCGCCCGGTGCATGCTCGCGGGCATCCACGCCCCGCGCCGCGACTGA